The DNA segment CTGTGGCGGTAGAAGTCGCTATTAAAATGGCGATTCAATACTGGTACTCCGTTGGCCGCAAAGAAAAGCATCAATTACTGACCCTGAAAAATGGCTATCACGGTGATACCTTTGGCGCCATGGCGACCTGTGACCCGGTAACGGGCATGCATCATATGTTTAGCGAAGTGTTGCCCAAACACCTCTTTGCTGAAGCACCCCGAACACGGTTTGGCGAAGCCTTTAATGAAGAAGATATCAGCAGTTTTAAAACACTGATTGAAGCCAATCACCACCATCTGGCAGCCGTCATTCTTGAACCGATTGTGCAAGGCACCGGCGGTATGAATTTTTATTCACCAGAGTATCTAAAACAGGTGCGGCAACTCTGTGACCAGTATGACGTGCTATTGATTGCCGATGAAATTGCTACCGGTTTTGGCCGTACCGGTAAATTATTTGCCTGTGAACATGCGGCTATCGAACCGGATATTCTCTGTGTCGGCAAATGCTTAACCGGCGGCTATTTATCACTGGCGGCAACCCTGTGTAACGATAAGGTCAGCACCGGTATCTGCGAAGGTGAAGCCGGGGTGTTTATGCATGGCCCTACTTTTATGGCCAACCCCTTAGCCACCGCTATTGCTTATGCCAGTGTGCAATTATTACTATCCCAACCCTGGCAACAGATCGTCGCCAATTTAGAAGCTCAGCTATTAAAGGGGCTGGCCCCGCCAGAGAACTGGATAATGTCGCCGATGTACGGGTACTGGGCAGTATTGGCGTGATTGAATTAACCGAAGCGGTGGATATGGCAGCGATACAAAAACGGCTGGTCGAGCGCGGCATTTGGGTCAGGCCTTTTGGCAAACTGGTGTATACCATCCCGCCTTATATTATTAGCGATCAGGATATTGCCACTTTAACCGCAGGCCTGGTTGAGGTGGTGCGAGGATAGCGCTTTAACATAAAACCGCTATCCCCAACACTTTAGATACAACATCCACAGACTGACATAACGCCGGCTTCAGTCGTCGTCCATTGACCATTCCAAACTCTGGCCGTATCTGCGCAGACTGCCGGGCATTTACCCTGTGCATCGGTATTACTCCAAATGGGGCCAGCATCAATATCCGAACAGCTGCTGGTCTGAGGCACACCGAAGCCAAGAAACCAGGAAAAATCCAGCGGCTTATAAGCCGGCGGCAAGGCAGTCGGTGTTCCTACATTAGCACCACCGGGCAATGGGCCACCGGGAGGGGTCGAACCTGAAGGCGCTGGAGTTGGCTGCCTTTGCGCGTAGTTATGGCAGGTAATACAAGACGCTTCTTGCGCTGGCACATTGGCATTGAACTCTACAAATGAACTACCCAAACGCCCCTGGCTATCGGTTGGCTGGTCAAACACGGTTTGGGTGCCTGTTAAACGGTAATTCTGGAAAGCCGGGTCCAATGCTGAACCGGCAGTATTAAACAAGGTTTGCAAAGCGGCTGTTGGCGCAGTATCAGCACCGGTGGAGGTAGCGGGATTAGAACCCCAATTATCAGTGCACTGGTTATAGAGCGTTGGTTTGCAGCGGTTAGGGTTGGTCGTGGCATACTGTGGCTCAAAGGTAGCCCAGAGCCAATTAGGGTAGAGCTTGGAGCTGATATGTATACCCGCCAATGCATAACAAATGCCCTCAATCTTTTCCAGATAGATTTGACTATTGGGCGCAGAACAATCAAACGTCACCTGCGTAAAGGAGGAGGCCGGCACCCAGTCCGCTTTCACTTCAACCGCCGCAGTAGGAAAATCAATCGTCTTACCCGACTGCAAATAGTTCACCTGCCCTGCCTGTGTTAACAAACCCTTGCTGCGAGCATAGTCCTCTTCGGCAGCATTGATCGTTACCTCTTCGCAAAATACGGGTTTGCTACTTAAGTTGGTCGGCACAAAGCCAAGCAACGAAGGGTCGGCGGTTGATGTGGTTGTCATCGGTGAACACCCAGCGGTACGCTTGGGGTTATCGGCGGCTCCCAAGGTATCCCGTAAAGCGCTCCCGCCAAGCCTACCGATGGTACGGCAGTCTTGAGGGTTATCCAGACAGGCCTGTGTGGTCCAGGTCTCCCAGGTCAGTTGGCCCTGGGCGGTTTTACAATTAATGGCCACAAACAATTGCCAGGCGGTTTCTTCCTGAGTATTGGCCGGGGTTAATGGCAAGGCACAGACATCTTTTATAATCGGTACAGCTGCGGGCGGTGTTTTAGCCGCAGCGGATAATACGGGCGCAAAGATAAAAAGTATTGCAGAACAAAAAATACGGAAATTAACTGAAGCAAGCAATGTTGTTATAGTCTTCATTATATCTATCCTTAAAGTTTGAAGATAAAGTAACAGGCAGACAATCCACCTGATTTTTAGCACTGCCGGATGGCAGAGGTTAAAAATCCAGAACGCCTTAACGCACAAACTAGTACGCGGCTTTATTTACTCGAGTTACAGGCACTCTTCCCCTGGAGAAAACAAACACAGTTTGATCAGTGAATAAGGCGCCATAATAAGGCCGCCTTGTCAGGTGGGCAAAAGAAACCAGATGCAACTCCAGCCCATATTCCAAGAATAGCGTCACACTTAAAATATCATTATTATCGTCGCCACGAAAAATAAAAACATCTTCCACTCTTAGGCCACTGTATTCAAAGAAGTCTTCACAAAAAACGCGGCCCGAAAACCCACTATAGCGCTGATTAAATTCATCAACGGAGACATTTTCAGCAAAAACTGAATTCCCTTTATCTGCATCAGAAAAATGC comes from the Oceanicoccus sagamiensis genome and includes:
- a CDS encoding mannan-binding lectin, with product MKTITTLLASVNFRIFCSAILFIFAPVLSAAAKTPPAAVPIIKDVCALPLTPANTQEETAWQLFVAINCKTAQGQLTWETWTTQACLDNPQDCRTIGRLGGSALRDTLGAADNPKRTAGCSPMTTTSTADPSLLGFVPTNLSSKPVFCEEVTINAAEEDYARSKGLLTQAGQVNYLQSGKTIDFPTAAVEVKADWVPASSFTQVTFDCSAPNSQIYLEKIEGICYALAGIHISSKLYPNWLWATFEPQYATTNPNRCKPTLYNQCTDNWGSNPATSTGADTAPTAALQTLFNTAGSALDPAFQNYRLTGTQTVFDQPTDSQGRLGSSFVEFNANVPAQEASCITCHNYAQRQPTPAPSGSTPPGGPLPGGANVGTPTALPPAYKPLDFSWFLGFGVPQTSSCSDIDAGPIWSNTDAQGKCPAVCADTARVWNGQWTTTEAGVMSVCGCCI